A region of Rhodoferax potami DNA encodes the following proteins:
- a CDS encoding YjbH domain-containing protein, with the protein MFSISPMAFAWGRAMNSRFSNRNVTLVVLLSLAWVPRVSAELLSPPPFESAPSTGVVSGAVQAGERLSDWVIRNVPAMPNSYALHWLVAAERGPQLALRNAVVSGLRMTSLGETGGTGALRVLESLPVTGRVPLASSDGYWLQVSPQFDPVLGDRDHVRWYGEPSTVGVMGHDGQLCLVTHQPLSQLQQYVRACIAAELPVDTVWVVQPDGRVIKVAFAEWNAEQDIELAPGAWVWAPGRGAVGEGTSANLARFLATQPPAESILPEKPRFEPAALPEKRVITKQQLTASDWGEIGLLQTPTARMAPAGSVRTHFSGSYPYTRGTVMLQPFDGMEAGFRYTDIANRLYGESIAGDQTYKDKSIDVKLRLLKESANLPELAVGMRDIGGTGLFSGEYLVANKRWSAWDASLGLGWGYLGGRGDIQSPLGFLGSSFKKRATISTASGGETNEQNLFRGDASVFGGIQWSSPTGKWVLKAEYEGNNYASEPLGGREKQDSPFNFGLVYRYSPNVDLSAGFERGNRVMFGLTLHLGLHQLEMPKLLDRPLPVLAAKPLSPAEPLNWSAIAAEINAQTGWTVRALSIQGHRLVLSAESDGAVFLKERVEKAIRVLHHRAPVVVRHFSFELSERGLAMMGLDIDRAEWLTQQTQAQAPALTLPALQARASTARMAPVSASDGSDGLLFDKSVSSFVVAPSYSQSFGGPDGFVLYRAGVHAKFEQRLTPTTWLSATLNGRAFDNYDTFIYNAPSNLPRVRTDVRRYVTSSRVTLPELQVTHVEDFGGGHYASVYGGFLESMYAGVGGEWLYRPWQSNFAFGVDVNRVRQRGFSQDFALRDYQVNTGHATAYWDTGWNGLRAKLQVGQYLAGDVGATLDLHRVFANGTTIGAWATKTNVSAEQFGEGSFDKGIYVTIPIDLLLPKTSAGTANVVWSPLTRDGGARLARSVGLFNLTSQRDARAMQWVSDPTTRQKNRFRFGEDLSLIESDPVNSWGQVGGAAKQFGQRVSGVPASAWATGVAGVMLSGFADTGLKNWAANHQGGGWERAAKLSNALPVALALCTGALATGLAGDSAADTARSSLMAAGVTLGANTVLKYAVGRSRPKDGLGAADFQGGTVNAGQSSFASNHVATTFALITPFAQRYDQPGLYALAATSALGRIQQGEHWFSDTVAGAFLGYAIGSLMPSLSAQKPKGWQADVSPQYIGATKRF; encoded by the coding sequence GTGTTTTCAATTTCTCCAATGGCCTTTGCGTGGGGCAGGGCGATGAATAGCCGTTTTTCAAATCGAAATGTGACTCTTGTGGTCCTGTTGAGCTTAGCTTGGGTGCCACGGGTCTCAGCCGAGTTGCTGTCCCCTCCGCCATTTGAAAGTGCGCCATCGACTGGAGTTGTTTCCGGAGCAGTTCAGGCAGGCGAGCGCTTGAGTGATTGGGTAATTCGCAATGTGCCTGCAATGCCAAATTCGTATGCCTTGCATTGGTTGGTTGCTGCGGAGAGAGGTCCGCAATTGGCCTTGCGCAATGCCGTGGTTTCGGGCCTTCGCATGACTAGCTTGGGTGAAACGGGGGGTACTGGGGCTTTGCGTGTGTTGGAGTCACTTCCCGTCACGGGGCGTGTGCCGCTTGCCAGTTCCGATGGATATTGGTTGCAAGTGTCACCACAGTTTGACCCGGTGCTGGGCGATCGTGACCATGTTCGTTGGTATGGCGAACCGAGCACGGTCGGGGTAATGGGGCACGATGGGCAGCTTTGCCTTGTGACGCATCAGCCTCTTTCACAACTACAGCAGTATGTTCGCGCTTGTATTGCTGCCGAATTGCCTGTTGATACGGTTTGGGTCGTTCAGCCGGATGGCCGGGTGATCAAAGTAGCCTTTGCGGAGTGGAATGCTGAGCAAGATATCGAGTTGGCGCCCGGTGCCTGGGTTTGGGCTCCCGGCCGCGGTGCTGTGGGTGAAGGCACGTCTGCCAATCTGGCGCGGTTTTTGGCGACTCAGCCACCGGCTGAAAGTATTTTGCCTGAAAAGCCTAGGTTTGAGCCCGCTGCGCTTCCAGAAAAACGTGTGATCACTAAGCAGCAGTTAACGGCAAGTGATTGGGGCGAAATCGGCTTGTTGCAAACGCCGACGGCACGAATGGCGCCAGCCGGGAGTGTCAGGACCCATTTTTCAGGCTCGTATCCCTATACGCGTGGAACCGTCATGCTGCAGCCATTCGATGGAATGGAAGCAGGTTTCAGATACACCGACATCGCCAATCGTTTGTACGGAGAATCCATTGCAGGCGACCAGACGTACAAAGATAAATCGATCGACGTGAAGCTGCGGCTTCTGAAAGAAAGCGCAAATCTGCCCGAGCTGGCGGTGGGTATGCGTGATATTGGTGGTACCGGCTTATTTTCCGGCGAGTATTTGGTGGCCAACAAGCGCTGGAGCGCCTGGGATGCTAGTTTGGGCTTGGGTTGGGGCTATCTAGGGGGACGGGGTGACATCCAGTCGCCCCTCGGCTTTTTGGGGAGCTCCTTCAAGAAGCGAGCTACCATCAGCACCGCATCTGGTGGCGAAACCAATGAGCAGAACCTGTTTCGTGGTGACGCATCGGTTTTCGGAGGCATCCAGTGGAGTTCTCCCACAGGAAAATGGGTGCTCAAAGCCGAATACGAGGGAAACAACTACGCCTCTGAGCCGTTGGGTGGACGCGAAAAACAAGACTCTCCATTCAATTTCGGACTGGTCTATCGTTATTCCCCCAATGTAGATTTATCTGCCGGCTTTGAGCGTGGTAATCGCGTGATGTTCGGCTTAACGCTCCATCTTGGATTGCATCAGCTGGAGATGCCAAAGCTTCTAGACCGACCTTTGCCAGTGTTGGCTGCCAAGCCCCTGTCGCCAGCGGAGCCGCTTAACTGGTCAGCGATTGCCGCTGAAATCAACGCTCAAACGGGCTGGACCGTCCGCGCGCTTTCGATCCAAGGGCATCGCCTCGTTTTGTCTGCTGAGTCGGATGGCGCAGTCTTTTTGAAAGAGCGGGTGGAGAAGGCCATTCGTGTATTGCATCACCGAGCACCCGTAGTTGTGAGGCACTTTTCCTTCGAGTTGAGCGAACGCGGCTTGGCCATGATGGGGCTTGATATCGATCGCGCCGAATGGTTGACCCAGCAAACTCAGGCTCAAGCGCCGGCTTTAACGCTGCCGGCCCTTCAAGCGCGTGCTTCGACTGCGCGGATGGCCCCGGTCAGCGCGAGCGATGGAAGCGATGGGCTTCTTTTCGACAAGAGCGTCTCGAGTTTTGTAGTGGCTCCAAGTTACAGCCAGAGTTTTGGGGGGCCCGACGGCTTTGTTCTTTACCGTGCCGGGGTACACGCCAAGTTCGAGCAGCGCTTGACTCCGACAACGTGGCTCAGCGCAACCCTAAACGGTCGAGCTTTCGACAACTACGATACCTTCATATACAACGCGCCCAGCAATCTACCGCGGGTGCGCACAGACGTTAGACGCTATGTAACGTCTTCTAGGGTGACCCTTCCTGAGTTGCAGGTTACGCATGTCGAAGATTTCGGTGGCGGGCACTATGCCAGCGTTTACGGGGGCTTTTTGGAGTCCATGTACGCAGGCGTGGGCGGTGAGTGGTTGTACCGGCCATGGCAAAGCAACTTTGCTTTTGGCGTGGATGTCAACCGTGTGCGACAGCGAGGCTTTTCGCAGGATTTTGCGCTTCGGGACTACCAAGTGAACACCGGCCACGCGACGGCGTATTGGGATACCGGGTGGAATGGGCTGCGGGCCAAGCTGCAGGTGGGTCAGTATTTGGCTGGGGATGTGGGTGCCACCTTGGACCTGCATCGTGTTTTTGCCAACGGCACGACGATTGGTGCATGGGCTACCAAAACCAACGTGTCTGCAGAGCAGTTTGGTGAGGGCAGCTTCGACAAGGGTATTTACGTCACGATCCCGATTGATCTGCTCCTTCCGAAAACCAGCGCTGGAACTGCCAACGTAGTTTGGTCACCCCTCACTCGGGATGGCGGCGCCCGTCTAGCTAGGAGTGTGGGGCTGTTCAACTTGACGTCTCAGCGCGATGCACGCGCCATGCAATGGGTGTCCGACCCCACAACCCGCCAAAAAAATCGTTTCCGCTTTGGCGAAGATCTCTCGCTCATTGAGAGTGACCCCGTGAATTCATGGGGTCAAGTGGGTGGCGCTGCCAAACAATTCGGTCAACGTGTGTCCGGTGTTCCGGCATCTGCTTGGGCTACGGGTGTCGCTGGCGTGATGCTCTCTGGTTTTGCAGATACTGGGTTGAAGAATTGGGCAGCCAATCATCAAGGCGGCGGCTGGGAGCGTGCGGCGAAGTTGAGCAATGCACTGCCGGTAGCACTAGCCCTTTGTACTGGCGCTTTGGCAACGGGTCTCGCGGGCGATAGCGCTGCGGACACTGCGCGTTCCTCTCTCATGGCTGCTGGCGTGACTTTGGGCGCCAACACCGTCTTGAAATATGCAGTGGGCAGATCTCGTCCCAAAGACGGGCTCGGGGCAGCTGATTTCCAAGGCGGAACGGTGAATGCAGGCCAATCAAGCTTCGCATCCAACCATGTGGCAACCACTTTTGCGCTGATCACACCTTTTGCCCAAAGGTACGACCAACCTGGCCTGTATGCGTTGGCTGCTACCAGTGCTTTGGGTCGTATACAGCAGGGGGAGCATTGGTTTTCGGATACGGTTGCAGGCGCCTTCTTGGGCTACGCCATCGGCTCTTTGATGCCAAGCTTGTCCGCGCAAAAGCCAAAGGGTTGGCAGGCGGATGTCAGCCCGCAATACATCGGCGCCACCAAGCGCTTTTAA
- a CDS encoding GntR family transcriptional regulator has translation MSALMSDARPAVSLAPRPLYEEVAELLRQRIFKRELEPGSWIDELKIAEEFGISRTPLREALKVLAAEGLVTMKVRRGAYVTEVSQQDLADIYHLLSLLESDAAGVVATKATEAEIKELQALHKALEAAAKPGKDKAATTDQFFAVNEKFHMRLLEIANNRWRDQMVADLRKVMKLNRHNSLLKTGRIEESLTEHRAIMDALAARDPALTAQRMAEHFANGLTAAE, from the coding sequence ATGTCCGCCTTGATGTCTGATGCCCGCCCCGCTGTATCGCTGGCCCCCCGCCCTCTGTATGAGGAAGTGGCGGAGCTACTGCGCCAGCGCATCTTCAAGCGCGAGTTGGAGCCCGGCAGCTGGATTGATGAGCTGAAAATTGCCGAAGAGTTCGGCATTAGCCGCACCCCCCTGCGCGAGGCCCTGAAAGTGCTGGCCGCCGAAGGCCTGGTGACCATGAAGGTGCGCCGTGGCGCCTATGTGACCGAGGTGTCGCAACAAGACCTGGCCGATATCTATCACTTGCTCAGCTTGCTCGAGAGCGACGCGGCCGGCGTAGTGGCCACCAAGGCCACCGAGGCGGAAATCAAAGAACTGCAGGCTCTGCACAAAGCACTGGAGGCAGCGGCCAAACCCGGCAAAGACAAGGCTGCCACCACCGACCAGTTTTTTGCGGTGAATGAGAAGTTCCACATGCGCCTACTGGAGATTGCCAACAACCGCTGGCGCGACCAGATGGTGGCTGACCTGCGCAAGGTCATGAAGCTCAACCGCCACAATTCCCTGCTCAAAACCGGGCGCATTGAAGAATCCTTGACTGAGCACCGCGCCATCATGGACGCCCTGGCTGCCCGCGACCCTGCGCTCACCGCGCAGCGCATGGCCGAACACTTTGCCAATGGGCTGACCGCAGCTGAATAA
- the scpA gene encoding methylmalonyl-CoA mutase: MTDKKPEFQSATLEAWAKAAAKSAPGGNVDALNWITPDGIAVKPLYTAADTADLKHADTLPGFEPYLRGPQATMYAVRPWTIRQYAGFSTAEESNAFYRKALAAGGQGVSVAFDLATHRGYDSDHPRVTGDVGKAGVAIDSVEDMKILFDQIPLDKVSVSMTMNGAVLPVLAGYVVAAEEQGVSQDKLSGTIQNDILKEFMVRNTYIYPPAPSMRIIGDIIGYTAKNMPKFNSISISGYHMQEAGANQALELAFTLADGKEYVKTAIASGLDVDDFAGRLSFFWAIGMNFYLEVAKMRAARLLWCRIMKGFDAKNPKSLMLRTHCQTSGWSLTEQDPYNNVVRTTIEAMAAVFGGTQSLHTNSFDEAIALPTEFSARIARNTQLIIQEETHITNVIDPWAGSYMMEKLTQDMADAAWKIIEEVEAMGGMTKAVDSGWAKLKIEAAAAEKQARIDSGQDVIVGVNKYKLKNEDVIEARDIDNVAVRESQIARIKEIKSKRDSALVESALAAITSAAETNTGNLLDLSIKAIRLRATVGEVSDALEKAFGRHRADTNKVSGVYAAAYDSAQGDSMEYWNALKADIASFAEKQGRRPRVMISKLGQDGHDRGAKVVATAFADLGFDVDMGPLFQTPEECARQAIENDVHAVGVSTLAAGHKTLVPAIIAELKKQGADDIIVFVGGVIPRQDYDFLYAAGVKGIYGPGTPIPVSARDVLSQIEKALG; the protein is encoded by the coding sequence ATGACCGACAAGAAGCCTGAATTTCAATCCGCCACACTGGAAGCCTGGGCCAAGGCTGCAGCCAAATCCGCCCCCGGCGGCAATGTGGACGCGCTGAACTGGATCACGCCCGACGGCATCGCGGTCAAGCCGCTGTACACCGCAGCAGACACGGCAGACCTGAAGCACGCCGACACGCTGCCCGGCTTTGAGCCCTACCTGCGCGGCCCGCAGGCCACCATGTATGCGGTGCGCCCCTGGACCATCCGCCAGTACGCCGGCTTCTCTACCGCCGAAGAGTCCAACGCCTTCTACCGCAAGGCACTTGCTGCAGGCGGGCAGGGCGTGTCAGTCGCGTTTGACCTGGCCACCCACCGTGGCTACGACTCTGACCACCCGCGTGTAACAGGCGACGTGGGCAAGGCCGGCGTGGCGATTGATTCGGTCGAGGACATGAAGATCCTGTTCGACCAGATTCCGCTGGACAAAGTCTCGGTTTCCATGACGATGAACGGCGCCGTGCTGCCGGTGTTGGCCGGTTATGTGGTGGCCGCTGAAGAACAGGGCGTGAGCCAGGACAAGCTATCCGGAACGATTCAGAACGACATTCTGAAAGAGTTCATGGTACGCAACACCTACATCTACCCGCCTGCGCCCAGCATGCGCATCATCGGTGACATCATTGGCTACACCGCCAAGAACATGCCCAAGTTCAACTCGATCAGCATCTCGGGTTACCACATGCAAGAGGCGGGCGCTAATCAGGCGCTGGAGTTGGCCTTCACGCTGGCCGACGGAAAAGAATATGTGAAGACCGCCATCGCTTCCGGGCTGGACGTAGACGACTTTGCCGGGCGTCTTAGCTTCTTCTGGGCGATTGGTATGAACTTCTATTTGGAGGTCGCCAAGATGCGCGCCGCGCGCCTGCTGTGGTGCCGCATCATGAAGGGCTTTGACGCCAAGAACCCCAAGAGTCTGATGCTGCGCACCCACTGCCAGACCAGCGGCTGGAGCCTGACCGAGCAAGACCCGTACAACAACGTGGTGCGCACCACCATCGAGGCGATGGCCGCCGTGTTTGGCGGCACGCAAAGCCTGCACACTAACAGCTTTGATGAAGCCATCGCGCTGCCTACCGAATTCAGCGCGCGCATCGCCCGCAACACGCAACTCATCATCCAGGAAGAGACCCACATCACCAACGTGATCGACCCTTGGGCTGGCAGCTACATGATGGAAAAGCTGACGCAGGACATGGCCGACGCGGCGTGGAAGATCATCGAAGAAGTGGAAGCCATGGGCGGCATGACCAAGGCCGTGGACAGCGGCTGGGCAAAGCTCAAGATCGAAGCCGCCGCTGCCGAGAAGCAAGCGCGCATCGACAGCGGCCAGGACGTGATCGTGGGCGTCAACAAGTACAAGCTCAAGAACGAAGACGTGATCGAAGCCCGCGACATCGACAACGTGGCGGTGCGCGAAAGCCAGATCGCCCGCATTAAAGAAATCAAGTCAAAACGGGATTCAGCCCTTGTGGAATCTGCGCTGGCTGCTATCACTTCTGCAGCAGAGACCAATACCGGTAACCTATTGGACTTGAGCATCAAGGCGATCCGCCTGCGCGCGACAGTGGGTGAGGTGAGCGATGCGTTGGAGAAAGCCTTTGGCCGCCACCGTGCCGACACCAACAAGGTCAGCGGCGTGTACGCAGCCGCCTACGACAGCGCCCAAGGAGACTCCATGGAGTACTGGAACGCCCTGAAGGCCGACATTGCCAGCTTTGCCGAGAAGCAGGGCCGCCGCCCGCGCGTGATGATCAGCAAGTTGGGCCAGGACGGCCACGACCGCGGCGCCAAGGTAGTAGCCACCGCGTTTGCCGACTTGGGTTTCGACGTGGACATGGGCCCGCTGTTCCAGACCCCCGAAGAGTGCGCCCGCCAAGCGATCGAAAACGACGTGCACGCAGTCGGCGTGTCCACCTTGGCCGCAGGCCACAAGACCCTGGTGCCCGCCATCATTGCCGAGCTGAAGAAACAGGGCGCAGACGACATCATCGTCTTTGTCGGCGGCGTGATCCCGCGGCAGGACTACGACTTTTTGTACGCCGCAGGCGTCAAAGGCATCTATGGCCCCGGCACCCCCATTCCGGTGAGTGCGCGTGATGTGCTGAGCCAGATCGAAAAGGCACTAGGGTGA
- the meaB gene encoding methylmalonyl Co-A mutase-associated GTPase MeaB, with product MTPEAVQAGLLGGESLLQRRSIAKAITLLESTRVDHRAQGDALLTALLPHTGKSFRLGISGVPGVGKSTFIEALGLYLIGQGHRVAVLTIDPSSSVSGGSILGDKTRMEHLSMHEKAFIRPSPSSGTLGGVAEKTREAMLVCEAAGYDIVIVETVGVGQSETAVQGMTDMFVLMQLPNAGDDLQAIKKGVMELADLVVINKADIDADAATRAQAQITSSLRLLGMHGNPNDPHSDKHWQPNVMSLSALLGKGVDTFWAAVTEFQTLQTANGLFSQRRQNQSLAWMWERIDAGLKQAFKQNPAVREQLPQLTAAVQAGQLAASTAARNLLSVLELTAQAAPNLGAKS from the coding sequence GTGACCCCTGAAGCCGTGCAGGCCGGTCTGCTGGGGGGCGAGTCCCTCTTGCAGCGCAGGTCAATAGCCAAAGCCATCACCCTGCTGGAGTCCACCCGCGTGGACCACCGGGCGCAGGGCGACGCGCTGCTCACCGCGCTGCTGCCGCACACCGGCAAGTCGTTCCGGCTGGGCATCAGTGGTGTGCCAGGCGTGGGCAAGAGCACGTTCATTGAAGCGCTGGGCTTGTACCTGATTGGGCAAGGCCACCGGGTCGCGGTGCTGACGATTGACCCCTCCAGCTCGGTATCCGGCGGCTCCATTTTGGGTGACAAGACGCGCATGGAGCATTTGTCCATGCACGAGAAAGCCTTCATCCGACCCAGCCCGTCCAGCGGCACATTGGGTGGAGTGGCCGAGAAAACGCGCGAGGCCATGCTGGTCTGCGAGGCAGCGGGTTACGACATCGTGATCGTCGAGACCGTGGGCGTGGGCCAGTCTGAGACAGCGGTGCAGGGCATGACCGACATGTTTGTGCTGATGCAGTTGCCCAATGCGGGCGACGACCTGCAAGCCATCAAAAAAGGTGTGATGGAGCTGGCCGACCTCGTGGTCATCAACAAGGCCGACATTGACGCCGATGCCGCCACCCGCGCGCAGGCGCAGATCACCTCCAGCCTGCGCTTGCTGGGTATGCATGGCAACCCGAATGACCCGCACAGCGACAAGCATTGGCAGCCCAACGTCATGAGCCTGAGCGCGCTGCTGGGCAAGGGCGTGGATACCTTTTGGGCTGCAGTCACCGAATTCCAGACCCTACAAACCGCCAATGGCCTGTTCAGCCAGCGCCGCCAGAACCAGTCGCTGGCATGGATGTGGGAGCGCATTGACGCGGGTCTGAAGCAGGCCTTCAAGCAAAACCCGGCGGTGCGCGAGCAGCTGCCCCAGCTCACTGCGGCGGTGCAGGCGGGTCAGTTGGCCGCCAGCACCGCAGCACGAAATCTGCTCTCTGTCCTCGAATTAACTGCGCAAGCAGCTCCTAATTTAGGAGCGAAATCCTGA